The sequence below is a genomic window from Sorangiineae bacterium MSr12523.
AAAGCTTCTCTGGGCCACCAACATCGATTTCCAGCGCAGCGACTGGTTGATGGACGTTGCACCGACCAAGTCCGGGCACCTTTTCGTGACGGGAATGTCCGGCTTCTGGCGAAATTACGACGGAATCAGTTTCGGCGAAGAATCGGAATCGCTCGTTGCGGAATTGGATGACCAAGGTCACCTGGTCCGCCGCTTCGTCTTCCCGCAACGACCGCGCAACAATCAAGTGCGCAGCATCGCCCCGTCGGGCGACACACTGCTCCTGGGCGGATTTTCCAACGGGCCCGCCACGCACTCGGGCGACGAAGATCTCACCCGAATCAAGGCCGACGGCGAGGTGTGGCGCTTGTCTCCGTGATCGCGGTAATCCTCGGTTCCGCGTAGTCAGATGCGGCGTTGCACGTGAAGCTGGAAGCCGCGTGCGACGCCGTCCACGTCTTCGAGGCCCGGTTTCAGCGTAAGCGCGGGTATCTCGTAGTCGCCGCCATTTTGTCTTCGATACGCGATCGGCGTGTCGGTCCAAAGGCCATCGAGCCGTTTGCCCAGCTCCTCTCGGGTACGCGCGAAGCGGGCTTCATCCATTTTGGAGCTTCGATAAAGGACGAACGGCGGCAGCACGTCGAACCCTGGATAATGCAAGATGCCGTGCGTAATGGGAAAAAGCACGTCCTCGATGGGCCCATTGATGCCCCGCTCGCCGTAATGCGACTCCCAGCCGCCCGTCGTCACCACCAGCATGGCGCGCTTCCCTTTGAAGACACCTTCGCCATAGCGATCGCCCCAATGCTTGTCGGAATGCTCCCCCACGCCGTAGGCGAAACCATACGCATAAACGCGTTCGACCCATCCCTTGAGGATGGCGGGCATGGAGAACCACCAGAGCGGAAACTGAAAAATGACCGCATCGGCCCACCGAAGATCGGCCTGCTGCCCAGCGATATCCAACGCCTGCGTCCCCGTGGCAAACGCATGCTTCGAGTCGGCCATCAAATCGAGCCGTCGTCCGCGATCGCGCTCCAGGAAATCGTCCCCATCCGCAGCCGCTTTCCACCCCATCGCATAAAGATCGGAAACGCGAACATCATGCCCCGCCCCCGCGAGCCGCTCGACGGTAAACGACTTGAGCGAACCATTGAGCGACATCGGTTCCGGGTGCGCATAAACGACGAGAACGTTCATGCCCCGTGCTTGGGCCCTCCGCTTCGGCCGAGCAAGTACGCACACGTTTGATGCGTAGTATCAAAAAGAGAAGCAACGGCTTTTGCTGGAGAACCAGGCTAATCTCGACCGGGCAAATGACCGTCTTACGCACACCATGGCCCCCGAAGCTTGCCTCTCCCATCGAGGTGGCGCCGCTGGGCGCCCGCCATGCAAGCCTTTGGCTCGTTCTCGGAAGGAGCGGGGAGCTTACCTTGTTCGATGCGGATGGGGGCACGTCATCGGAGAAGATGACCATCGCGCTTCCAGAGGAGCCAACCCGCGAGCCGTGGAACGGACACGCGATGACACCCCAGCTGCACGCATCCGCCGATGGGCGGTTCGCCGCGATCGCCAACGACTTTGGGCAGCGCGGGCTGGTGGTGGATCTGGAACGCCGCGCGGTGACGATGGAGCTCGACGGCCAGGACGAGGATTGCGAAACGGTGCCATTCTCGCTGGCATTTTTCGACATCGATGGGGCCTGCCGCCTCGTGCACCGCACGGCCTGGAATCGCCTCGACATCTCCGACCCGGCGACGGGCACACTGCTCACGGACCGCGGCCCCACGAGTTCCGGCCACGATCTCGACTACTATCACGGCCGCCTGGAGGTGAGCCCGGACGGAGCGCACGTCTTGGACGACGGTTGGGTATGGCACCCGGCAGGCATCCCGACGGTCTGGAGTCTACGCCGTTGGCTCCGCGAAAATCCGTGGGAGTCCGAGGTTGGCCCTTCGCGCTGCGAGCTAGCGATCCGCACGCACTATTGGAACCACGGCATGTGCTGGGGTTCCCCGCGTTGGTTTGCGCTCGCGGGAATCGGAGACGATGACGACACCATAGTGGACGGCGCCCTGATCTTCGAACTGGACGATACGGGTTCCATCCCCATGGTGGACGGGCGCGCACGTCACCGGGCATTCGCGGGCCCGGCGGGAAACCTATTTGGTGACGGCGATCGCCTCTTCTCGAGCGACCCGACGGGCCTATCCATCTGGGACATTGGCGATGGGGCACGTGTGCAGCACGTACCGTCGTTTTGCCCGACGCGGCACCATCGCGCCGCTCGGGAGTTGGCGCAAATCACCGCGGACGCATTGCTTCGTTTCCGCTATTAGCGCCGCGAACCGCCTCACGGGCCGAAGATGGCGTTGCGGCCTTCGGTGGAGTCGAACATGGCGTCGTTGTCGTGGCCGATGCCTGGAACGTCGACCCGATCGTGCGGGGCGGAAGGGTAGTCCTTCTTGATGGCCGCGTAATACGCTTTGCCGCGCTCGAATCGGTTCTTGCCTTGCACCTTGGCGCTGCAGTCCGTGTCGATGCTGTGGTCCTGATTGACGTCTTTCGTACCCAGTAGATAGGACACCCTGCGCTTCGTGTAGCGATCGC
It includes:
- a CDS encoding NAD(P)H-dependent oxidoreductase; its protein translation is MNVLVVYAHPEPMSLNGSLKSFTVERLAGAGHDVRVSDLYAMGWKAAADGDDFLERDRGRRLDLMADSKHAFATGTQALDIAGQQADLRWADAVIFQFPLWWFSMPAILKGWVERVYAYGFAYGVGEHSDKHWGDRYGEGVFKGKRAMLVVTTGGWESHYGERGINGPIEDVLFPITHGILHYPGFDVLPPFVLYRSSKMDEARFARTREELGKRLDGLWTDTPIAYRRQNGGDYEIPALTLKPGLEDVDGVARGFQLHVQRRI